A single window of Narcine bancroftii isolate sNarBan1 chromosome 1, sNarBan1.hap1, whole genome shotgun sequence DNA harbors:
- the bambia gene encoding BMP and activin membrane-bound inhibitor (Xenopus laevis) homolog a isoform X2 yields MCKSELMACFSRLLDPQNTNSPLTHGCLDTISASVNICHAKGLRNHTGVWPMLECCNDDMCNYRGLQDVLSHPRSEISDAGNRYHHDSSAKSLITRVRELNSSKELWFRAAVIAVPIAGGLILVLLITLALRMLRSENKRLQDQRRQMLSRLHYSFHGHHSKKGQMAKLDLECMVPVTGHENCCMTCDKIRHSDLSNDRLLSLVHWGMYSGHGKLEFV; encoded by the exons ATGTGCAAATCAGAACTGATGGCATGTTTTTCAAGATTACTGGATCCACAGAATACGAACTCTCCTTTAACTCATGGGTGCTTAGACACAATTTCAGCTTCTGTTAACATATGTCACGCAAAGGGATTGCGGAATCACACAGGGGTCTGGCCCATGCTGGAGTGCTGTAATGATGACATGTGTAATTATCGTGGGCTTCAAGATGTTCTTTCACATCCTCGGAGTGAGATCTCTG ATGCAGGAAATCGATACCATCACGACTCCAGTGCCAAGAGTCTGATCACCAGGGTTCGAGAACTCAATTCCTCCAAGGAACTCTGGTTCAGAGCTGCTGTTATTGCAGTGCCTATAGCTGGTGGCCTCATTTTGGTACTACTGATCACGCTGGCCCTACGAATGCTTCGCAGTGAGAATAAGAGACTACAGGACCAAAGACGGCAGATGCTGTCTCGTTTGCATTATAGTTTCCATGGGCACCACTCCAAAAAAGGCCAAATGGCTAAGTTGGACTTGGAGTGTATGGTGCCTGTGACTGGCCATGAGAACTGCTGCATGACTTGCGATAAAATCAGGCACTCTGACCTCAGTAATGACCGGCTTCTCTCCCTGGTTCACTGGGGGATGTACAGCGGCCATGGGAAGCTGGAGTTCGTATGA
- the bambia gene encoding BMP and activin membrane-bound inhibitor (Xenopus laevis) homolog a isoform X1 codes for MDRHPNLITFWLQLELCAMAILLTKGEIRCYCDAPNCVATGYMCKSELMACFSRLLDPQNTNSPLTHGCLDTISASVNICHAKGLRNHTGVWPMLECCNDDMCNYRGLQDVLSHPRSEISDAGNRYHHDSSAKSLITRVRELNSSKELWFRAAVIAVPIAGGLILVLLITLALRMLRSENKRLQDQRRQMLSRLHYSFHGHHSKKGQMAKLDLECMVPVTGHENCCMTCDKIRHSDLSNDRLLSLVHWGMYSGHGKLEFV; via the exons ATGGATCGCCATCCGAATCTCATCACGTTTTGGCTACAGCTGGAATTGTGCGCGATGGCGATCTTGTTGACCAAAG gtGAAATTAGATGCTACTGTGATGCCCCTAATTGTGTGGCAACGGGTTACATGTGCAAATCAGAACTGATGGCATGTTTTTCAAGATTACTGGATCCACAGAATACGAACTCTCCTTTAACTCATGGGTGCTTAGACACAATTTCAGCTTCTGTTAACATATGTCACGCAAAGGGATTGCGGAATCACACAGGGGTCTGGCCCATGCTGGAGTGCTGTAATGATGACATGTGTAATTATCGTGGGCTTCAAGATGTTCTTTCACATCCTCGGAGTGAGATCTCTG ATGCAGGAAATCGATACCATCACGACTCCAGTGCCAAGAGTCTGATCACCAGGGTTCGAGAACTCAATTCCTCCAAGGAACTCTGGTTCAGAGCTGCTGTTATTGCAGTGCCTATAGCTGGTGGCCTCATTTTGGTACTACTGATCACGCTGGCCCTACGAATGCTTCGCAGTGAGAATAAGAGACTACAGGACCAAAGACGGCAGATGCTGTCTCGTTTGCATTATAGTTTCCATGGGCACCACTCCAAAAAAGGCCAAATGGCTAAGTTGGACTTGGAGTGTATGGTGCCTGTGACTGGCCATGAGAACTGCTGCATGACTTGCGATAAAATCAGGCACTCTGACCTCAGTAATGACCGGCTTCTCTCCCTGGTTCACTGGGGGATGTACAGCGGCCATGGGAAGCTGGAGTTCGTATGA